ATTGGTGCGGGTTTGGATAAAACCGGCGTTATGAATAAGGTGGCCAAGCCCATCCTCGCTTTGGCAGGCAAAAGTGAAGCTAAAATCATGCTTCTGGTCTCAAGTACCGTGGGTATTATTTCAAGTATGATGCAGAACATTGGTGCCGCCGCCCTGTTTTTGCCCGCTACCCAGAGAATTTCAAAGCGGGTGGGGATTCCCACCTCCCGCATCCTGATGCCCATGGGGTTTTGCGCCATTATCGGCGGAACGCTTACCCTGGTGGGTGCAAGCCCGACCATTTTGCTCAATGACCTGATGGTGCTGGGTGGTGAGAAACTTGAACCATTCGGTTTGTTCACCCAGACGCCTATCGGTGTGTGTCTGCTGATTACGGCGCTTTTATACTTTTTGATCTTTGGGCGATTAATACTTCCCAACGCAAGCGGAGATTCCGGCAAAGGTGCCACAGACGTGCTAATTAATGAATATCAGGGCGTCAACAGCCTGGTTGAGTTGCACGTACCCGAAGGTGCCGGTACCACCGGCCTTCTGGATGATTTGAACATTCGTCCCCGGTTTCTTGTTACGGTCATCGGCATCTCTTCTCCCTCCACCCGGACCACCAATCATGTACCCCGCAGTTATGAGGGTATAAACAACGGCGATGATATTGCCGTGGTCGGCAAACGGGAAAATATTGAGCAACTTGCCAAGGAGTATGGCTGGGAGATCAAACCTGCCCTTGAAACCTTTGCAGAGTTTTTGGCCAATACCAATGCGGGCATGGCCGAAGTTGTTGTGGCGCCAAGATCCGAACTGATCGGCAAAACTTTGAACGAGGTTAATTTCAAGGAGATGTACGGACTCAATCCTCTGGTGTTGTTCAAGGATAATCGAAAATATTATTCCGGGCTGACAAATATCCGGCTGGCCATGGGAGACACGCTGTTGCTCCAGGGACCATGGGAAAAATTTCATATTCTGATGAACAGGCCCAAACCCAGATCTCTGGTGTTTGCCTCTAAACTGGAAGGTGAAATCCTGCGTCCCCAAAAAGCAATGCTGGCTGTGGGATGGCTTGCGCTTGCCCTTTTTCAGATCGTGGTATTAAAAATCCAGCTGTCCGTGGCACTTATGTCCGGGGCGCTGGGCATGATCATTACCGGGGTGCTCACTGTTGACGAAGCCTATCAGTCCGTAGACTGGATGACGGTGTTTCTTTTGGCAGGACTTATCCCCCTGGGTATTGCCTTTGAAAAAACAGGTACGGCCGGATTCATTGCCCACACGGTGCTCAGTCTGATCGGGACACCCACGCCTATAGTTCTTTTGGCGGTTGTGGGGATCATGGCATCCTTTTTTACACTGGTGATCTCCAATGTAGGGGCCACGGTACTTCTGGTGCCCCTGTGTATGAACATGGCCGTGATGGCCGGGGCCGATCCGAGAATGGCTGCGCTTGTTGTGGGTATTTCAGCATCCAATACATTTGTACTGCCCACCCATCAGGTCAATGCCCTGATTATGCGGCCGGGTGGCTACCGGACCATTGACTACGCCAAGGCCGGAGCTGTGATGACCATATTGTTTCTTGCTGTGGAGTTGGCAGTAATCTATTTTTTCTACGGCATTTCTTAAAATTTAAATAACCATGGTATTCCCCGGGCCGATCGGATGACCTTATGTCCGGTCGGCCCGTTTATTGTATCACTTATTTTAAGGTGATAAAGATTAAACCGGCTATGACCTTGTTTCCCATAGAGAACATATATATAAGTTGATTATGCGTTTTAGTCTCAGACATAAAATTTCATTCCTTTTTTTGGTTTTCATGGTGGTGAACAGCATTATCTGGTTCATGAACCACTACAGCAATTCCACGGTATTAAACACCCTGGTGCTTATTGAAAAGAAACGGGACCTGTTGGATACGGTCCTGGAAGCCCGGCGTTATGAGAAAAACTTTTTTTTAAGAAAGGATCTCAAGGATCTGTCCCTGGCATTGTCATACATTGGTAAAATTGATGAAAAGCAGGCGCATATTGAAAAAGAGTTCTCTGACCTTGTGGTAACGGACCCCTCTTTTCAGCAACGCGGCCAGGCCATCAATGCCTATCGTACCAACATGAAAAACCTGTTAACCTTGTATGAAAGTGGCACAGTCTCCTCTAAGCAGTCTTTACAGATTGAAAATACGGTGACCCAGCTGGGGAGAGAATTGACGACTGATATTGAAGAGGTGGTGAAAACAGAGAAAAAAAAAGTGTTTAAACTGCTGGACAGGTCCAGGGAATACTTGATGATTTCTCTGTTCTTATTATTTATCCTCACTGTGGTGGCCACCATTTTTCTGGTCATCAAGCTTAACCGCCCCTTAAAGGCCATTGAAACCGGCATCAAACACATTGCCAAAGGCGATTACGACAAAATTCCGGCAATAAAAACCGGAGACGAGTTTGAGTCTTTGGCCGTGAGCCTGAATGACATGATTGAAGAACTGGATCGCCGTAAAACCCAGCTCATTCAGGCCGAAAAAATGTCCTCGTTGGGAACGCTTACCTCCGGGGTTGCCCATGAACTAAACAATCCGTTGAACAATATTTCCACCAGCGTTCAGATTATCCAGGAGGAAATTGAAGATCCGGATATTAATTATAAAAAAACGCTTCTGAACAATGTTGAACAGGAGATTAACCGGTCAAAGGAAATTATCCGGGCCCTGCTTGATTTTTCCAGGCAAAGCGATTTCAGCGTTGAACCGGTTGTATTTAAAAGGCTGGTAAGCAACACCATGCACTTGATTACAGGGGACATCCCTTCGGATATCGACCTGGAAATCAACGTTCCAGATGATATTGAAGGGCGTATGGATCCCCGGCGTATCCAGCAGGTACTGTTGAATCTGATTATCAACGCTGTATTTGCCATGGAAGACCAGGAAGGCGGACATTTGACTATTTCAGCGTTTAAAGACGACCCCGCACATGCCTTTGTTTTTACGGTCCAGGATACGGGCCAAGGAATAAAAGAAGAACACCTTGCCAAAATATTCGATCCTTTTTTTACCACCCGGGAAGTGGGAAAGGGATCTGGTCTAGGGCTTTCCATCATTCACGGCATCGTAGAGCAGCACGGCGGAACAATTAACGTGGATTCCAGTCTAGGACAGGGCACGATATTTACAGTGAGCCTACCGGATTAACGGCCATGGGAAGTCCTTGATTTATCTACACCCAGACTTCGGCCCACAGCAAAGTTTGAAAGATCTGAGTAGTTTACACAGACTTTCATATAAAAAGTTTTAGGAGAACCATGCAGGAACACATTCTAATAATCGAAGATGAACAGATCGCCCTTAAAAATCTTGAACACATTCTTCTCAAGGATGGATACAAGGTTACAGCCGTGGACAGTGGCACCAAAGGGCTGAATCTTATCAAATCCAAGACCTTTGATCTGATTATCACCGATTATAAGATGAAAAAGATTGACGGCATGCAGATTCTTGAACACAGCCGGGAGCTGCAGCCTTACACCGAAGTTATCATGATTACCGGCTACGCCACCGTGGATAATGCGGTTATCGCCATGAAAGAAGGGGCCTATCACTACATTGCAAAACCCTACAAAATAGATGAGGTCCGGCAGATCATCAAGCAGGCTCTGCTCAAGCGATCACTTCAGATGGAAAATCAGGATCTTAAGAAACAGCTCGACCAGAAGGCAAAGCTGCCTGAAATCATTGGCAACAGTCCGGCCATGCGTCAGGTGAAAAAGACCATTGCCCAGGTGGCCCAGACCGATATCTCTGTCTTGGTTTTAGGGGAAAGCGGCACCGGCAAAGAACTTGTGGCAAGGGCGATTCATAGTCTTTCCAGTCGGAAAAATCATGAAATGGTGGCCTTTAATTGCGGGTCATTTTCCGAGGACCTTATGGCCAACGAACTGTTTGGGCATGAAAAAGAGGCGTTCACCGGCGCCATGAAAACCAAAAAAGGCCTGTTCGAGTTTGCGGACCAGGGTACAGTGTTCTTTGATGAAATCGGGGATATGCCGGCCTCCATGCAGATCAAAATCCTGCGGGTGATCCAGGAAAAAGAGATTATGCGGGTGGGCAGTACCCAGACTTTAGACGTGGATTTAAGGTTCATTGCAGCCACCCACAGAGATCTGCACCACGAGGTAGACCAGGGTCATTTTCGCCAGGACCTCTATTTCCGGCTCAACGTGGCATCCATCATCCTGCCTGCCCTGGCAGACAGGAAAGAGGACATTCCCTTGCTGGCCTACCATTTTTTGGCAAAAAAAAATCGGGATATGGGAAAAAAGATCAAAGAAATTGACCAAAGTACCATGGATTTTCTTGTCAATTATGCCTGGCCGGGCAATGTGCGGGAGCTTGAAAACATCATAGAACGAGCTGTGGCCATGGAAAACAGCGAGGTGATATATCCCGAGGCGCTGCCCGACCATCTTACCCAATTGGCCATTGAAACGTACCGCACAGCCCCGGAAGGCAAAATACCCACCATGAAAGAGCAGGAAAAGCGGTATATCCAGTGGGTACTTGAACAGACCAATTGGAACAAAACCCGGGCTGCAGAAATCATGGAGATTGACCGGGTTTCATTATGGCGCAAGATCAAAGCGTTCAAATTGGAATAACGGCCATGGGCTGATCTGGTCTATTAAAATCCAGGTTCAGCCCATTCCAAGATCGAACCATTCTCACCTTTATTCCCCAGTTTCAGACATCCCATAAAAAAGGTTTTATTGTCAATTGGTCTCTACAATCCTGATATTTTGTTATGAGACTATTTTAAAATGTAGTATTCTAATTTCGTAAACCCAACGACCGGAGAAATAACGATGAGAAAATTACATGGGCTGGTGAGTTTATTTTTTATTATTTTCTGTGCTGCAATTTCATTTATTCCTTCAACAGTAATTGCCGAGAACGATCACACAATTGCTTTGGTCATGAAGGCGTTGACCAATCCATTTTTTGCAAAAATGGAGCAGGGTGCCAAAAATTTTGCAAAAGAAAATGACATTCCCTTGGAAGTTTTCGGCATTATAAATGAAACGGACACCTCCCACCAGATCAGTATTATGGAAAGTCTGATTTCAAGAAACATTCGTGCAATTGTACTCGCACCGTCGGATTCAAAGAAATTGGTGCCCGTGTGTAAAAAAGCCGTTGAACAAGGCATTTATATTATCAATATTGATAATCCGCTGGATGATAAACTGCTTGCGAAAGCAGGACTAAGCATACCGTTTGTAGGATCGAACAATTACACAGGCGGCACGCTTCTAGGACAATATGTCAAGCAACATTTGAAAGGCAAAGGCCGTGTGCTTGTTATAGAGGGTATCCGGGGGGTGGAAAATGCAGAGCTTCGCAAATCCGGTTTTGTAAAAGCTGTTACAAAAAATTCTTCAATTGGGGTTGTGGCGTCGGAGTCGGCGAATTGGAATACGGAAGAAGCATTCTCCGTAACCATGAAGTTATTGCAAAAACATCCGGCCATTGATGCGATTTTTTGTGCAAACGACAAGATGGCCCTTGGGACATTGCAAGCCGTTGATATGTTGGATTTGAATAAAAATATCCTCATTGCCGGATACGATAATATAGATTCAGTCAGAAATGAAATCAGACATAAAAAGATTCACGCAACAATGGAACAGCATCCCGAACTTATGGGGGCATACGGTGTGATGCTGGCTCAAAAAAAAATAACCGGTGCGTCTGTTTCTGATATATTAACTACACCTTTGGATATTATCACTTACGAAACTTTTGGTAAAACAATCGCGTTCTCAATATCAGATATGACCAATCCCTTTTTTTTATCAATGGTCGGCGGAGCCAAAAAAGCAGCCGAGTTGTATGGCGTTAAACTCATGGTAAATAGCGCCGAGAATAGCGATTCAAAACAATTAATGGACTTAGTTGATTTTCAAAAAAGTCATCCTGATATCATCATTTTAAATCCGACAAACGCGGAGTCCGTCGTTCCCGGTATTGAGATGGCAGTTACGAACAAGATACCGGTAATCACGGTGGATCGAAAATCAGCCGGCGGAAAAATTCTTTGCCATGTCGCTTCAGATAATATTCAAGGGGGGAGAATGGCGGCTGAGTTGATGGCGGATTTATTAAAAGGTAAAGGAAGTATCATTGAAATCGAAGGTATTCCAGGCACGTCTGCAGCCCATGACCGTGGTTATGGATTTAATGACGAAATCAAAAGGTTCAAAGATATAAAAGTTATCGATAGAAAAGTAGCAAACTTTGACCGAAAGCAGGCTAAACAGGTGATGGCTAAGATGCTAGGCGAGAATGTCTCTTTTGATGCTGTTTTTGCGCATAATGATAACATGATTCTTGGGGTGGTTGACGCATTATCGGAAGTTCAATCATTCCCAAACAAAATTCTTGTTGGTTTCGATGCAATTAAAGATGCTGTTCAGGCTGTAAAAACAAAGAAAATATCAGCTACAATAGCCCAGCATCCCCAGGAAATGGGACGAATGGCTCTCGAAATAGCAGCAAAGCATTTCCGAGGTGAAGAAATTCCATCCAAGATCCCCGTAAAACTTTCTGTCATAAGATAATATAGGTGTTCATTTGTTCAGAACCATTACCGGTAAAATCAGCGCGATAGTATTCCTTCTTATCCTTTTATTTGTGATGAATTATGGATTGTTGACTTATTTTCTTAAGGAACAAGAAATATTAGCCACACAAATGTTGGAGATGTCCCAGGCTGAGAGACGGCTGCATGCATTAAATGGGCGCTTTTATGAAGATCGATTTTGGGAAAAAGAAGTGCTTGAAGAAAAAAACCCGGACGCTATTGCAAATTATGGGGCTTCAATTTCAAATCTTAAGAAGGAACTTAAGGATTTGGAAAATATTAAAACCAATAAAGCGATTCAATCTAAATTGCATGCCATCCGGGTTGAGATCCTTGAGCACGAAAAAGTTTTCAATGAGGCCCAGCAATTAAAAACAACCCAGAATATCCACCGGACAACTTTGAATACAAGTTATCGATCATTGATTTCCAATGTTCTGAATAACGATATGAGGCAATTGTTTAAGCCCCTGTTCAATTTAAATCATTTTTTCATCGTATATATCATGCAGCAAGATGAGCCTGTTTATCATTCACTGATGATGGTCATTGATTACCTTAATAAAAAGATTGAACAAATAGATCCATCAGATCACAGAACCGAGGAATATCTTTTAGGCTTTAAGCATTTACTGGCACAGGATTATAAACTTGCAATTGTAATTAATGATACCGAAAAATCTTTTGAGTTGGCGCACAACGCCCTTTTTAAGCAATTTGACAGTGTTTTTATCCAAGCGTCGGCATTGTTCAAAAATAAATATCTTGAAGCTGAATCCAAACGAAACAATTTAAACAACATGGCCTTAGTGCTGACTATCGTCAGTGTAACCTTGTTGGGGGTTGTTTTTTATCTGTTTTCAAAAACAATTGTTACACCAATTCGTTATCTTGCCATGGTAATGCGTAAGGTTAAAGAAGGGAATTTTGATGAAAGATTTTCTTGGACCGGTAATAAGAAGGATGAATTAATCAGGTATGGGTTTCATTTCAATACAATGCTGGATACGCTCCAAGAAAATGAGACGCTTTTAAGGACACTTATTGAAGTGATTCCTGATCTGATATGGTTGAAAAGTCCCCAGGGCGAATACCTGCTATGCAACTTAAGATTTGAACGTTTTTTCGGTGCAAAGCAAAAAGATATTTTAGGAAAAACGGATTATGATTTTCTCGACAAAAAATTAGCTGATTTTTTCAGAGAAAAGGATCAGGCTGCAATTCGGGCCAATAAACCGTGTTTAAATGAAGAAGAGATCGTTTACGCCGATGATGGCCACAGAGAACATCTTGAAACCATAAAAACCCCTGTTTTTGATGCTGACGGCAATCTTAAAGGCGTCCTCGGAATTGCAAGGGATATAACTGAAAGGAAAAAAAATGAAGACGAAAAAATTGAAGCCTACTTGGCACTTGAAGAACATAAAAAATTAGCTCTGGTTGGGAAAATTGCAGGAAAAATGGCCCATGATTTTAATAATATTCTTGGGATCATCATGGGACAATCCGAGGTAGGATTGTTCAAGTGCAAGGAAGAAGAAACGTTAAAAATATTCAAGCGCATATTTGATCAATCTCTGAGAGGAAAAAATTTAACCAAAAATCTGGTTGCATTTGCTAAAGACCAAGAGCCCAAATATGAGTATTTTCATCTAAATGAAAAAATTGAGCTGGTTTTAAATTTGTTGCAAAAAGATTTAGACGGCATTGAAATCAGGAAAAAAGGCTTGTCCGAAAACATGGATTTTTTTGCTGATCCGGGAATGATAGAACATTGTCTTGTAAATATATTTCAAAATTCCATTCACGCATTGAGTAAATGTGAAAATCCGTTTATTTCCGTCCAACTTCAACAGTCCAAGGCATTTGTCATTATCACAATTGAAGATAATGGCTGCGGCATTCCCGAGAAGCATCTTGATAACATTTTTGAACCCTCTTTCACGCTGAAAGGCAGTAAAGATGTCATCTCCTCTTATGACAGTTCGATAAAAGGGTCTGGTTATGGGATGGCTAACGTCAATAAATATGTGGAGCTTCACAAAGGTAAAATTAACGTACGTTCTCAATTAAATAACGGCACGACGGTTGAATTGCATTTCCCAATAATTCGAAAAAAACTCACAAAAGAAGAAAAAATTACGATACAAAATGAAGGGTACCATACGCATAAAAGGATTCTGCTGGTTGAAGATGAAATTCAAATTGCAGAAGTTCAACGCTTTGTCTTGACAACTGAGCCGTGTCATCACATCGTTGATGTCGCACATACAGCAGAAGCGGCTTTAAAATTTTTTGATGATAATGATTATGATTTGATAAGCCTTGATTATATTCTACCTGGAAAAATAAATGGTAAACAGATATATGACCATATTCGCTCAACCAATAAAACGATCCCTATTTTATTTATTTCCGGTAATATAGAATTCTTAGAGTCCATCAAAGATTTAAAAAGAGATGATCGTCTGGTTGACCATGTTTCCAAACCTTGTCAAAATATCACCTATTTGAACAGTATAAAATTATTGCTTGATAAGGCGAATGGTTGATAAACATAAAAGATGTCAGGAAAAAAGTTGAACGCAATAAAGACAATAGCCATTTTCGGTGCCGGAGCCATGGGCGCGGCATATGCAGGTTTATTTACAGACAATTCAGATATCCGTGTCTGCTTTGCAGCTCGGGGGGATCGCTTTGTACGCCTTGATGGGGCCACCATCAAGGTTAACGGCAAGGATTATACGATTCCGGTGGTGCATCCTGACCGGGTGGCGCGTCCCTTTGATCTGGTAGTGGTGGCCCTGAAGCACCATCATTTGACCGACTCGGTGCTACAAGATATCAACGCACTGACAGGGCCGGACTCCTTGGTGCTGTCAGTTATGAACGGGCTTGAGAGTGAAAAACTGCTTGGCCGGGCCTGCGGCCGGCAAAAGATAGTTCCTGCCATTGCCGTGGGTATTGATGCGGTGCACGAAAATGACTGTTTTACCTATTCCAATCCGGGAAATATTATATTTGGAAATGACCCGGCGCTTCCCAATGCAGCAGATACCGATCGGCTGGAACGGATAAAAATCGCCTTGGATATGGGTGGTATTCCCAACGAAATATCACCGGATATCCAAAGAACCATGTGGTGGAAATTTATGGTCAACGTCGGGGTGAACCAGGCATCTGCCGTGCTTGGTGCGTCCTATCGTGTTTTCCAGAATTTGCCGGAGGCCCGGGCGTTGATGGTCTCACTGATGCAGGAAGTGCTGGCCCTGGCCCGGCACCGGGGGATCAATCTTCAGTCGTCCGATATTGATCAATGGTTGAACGTGCTCAATACGTTGTCTCCGGATGGGAAAACGTCCATGCTCCAGGATATGCAGGCCAAAAGGAAAACAGAAGTAGAAATCTTTGCAGGTGCTGTTGAAAATATGGGAAAAGCAGATGCGATCCCCACACCTGTGAACAGCACTTTTTTAAATTTAATCCGGGTTAAAGAAAAAACCACAGCCGGAAAGACAGGATAGAGACCGGCTGTGGTTTAGAAAAGACGGCGTTAAAATGCCGTCTTTACATCAGGCGTGGGCGGCTGCAACCAATTGTGGCTCTGCCGTTACACGGTTTATAAAGGATGGACGGCGTTCCGTGACCCTTTTGTAAAGCTGTTCATACTGTTTTTCAATGGGAGCTGACGTCGGGGTTTTGAAATAATGGCTGCCCGGCAGGATATCTGTTTGGTAAAACAGCCTACCGCTGCGGGTATTGACGTTGTTGACCCCGCTGACGGACTGAACAAGGGTTGTCAGTTTTTTGCCGTACCTGGAAAACATTAGTACGGGTTTGTGGACAACAAGTTCCAGTTGGTCATGCCGTGCTTCCACGGACACCGGGTGACCTTTTTCAGCCATAAGGCGGGAGACCTTAGAAGACAGCGCAAATTCTTGGGGGGTCATCTCTTCTTTTTTATTTGATGCGGCACTGGAAATCAGTTCAATCAAATCGGTTAGTCCTGTGGTGGTCACATTCACAACGCCGTCGCAATCCATGGGTCTGCGGCTTTCCGCTGACCGCAGGTACAGGGACCAGCGTAAAAACGATTCGTCACTGCATTCCAGGTGCTTTTTTGTGTCAATGTTTGATTTCTTGCCTGTTTCGCGCTGTATATTCCGGTTTCTAAATCCATTTGGCGCTGTGACCAAAATATGCAGCCCCATTTCTGAGGGAATTAATCTGCCTAAAAATCCGCTGACAATAACAGGCCCCTGCTGGATTTTATCAGCCAGAACAGACTTTACGGCTGCGATGCACTTCGCTTTAGCCGGGGTATACCGGTCTGCAAAAGGTGGGTCTTTAAAAATACTGCTTTCGATACTGCTTTTTTTAAAATTGTACGTTTTGGCTGCTGCATCAATAATATCCTGGTCGTACAACACGTTATAACCCAGTGCATCTGCTGCCTTTTGTGCCAGTTGTGCCTTGCCTGTGTAGGCTCTTCCAAAAAATGTGATGACACTCATGCTTTGTCTCCTTTGCTAACGGCCCTTTTTTATTGCGTTCTATAATTCTTTTGATAGTAGTATGGCAACTATTGTGCCGGAGATATAAATAAGTGTAACATTCTTAATTTATTATAAATTATTTTGACTCGAATCGATTGGTAATGGTTTTATAAAATGTTGCATTGTGCAACGAAGTGTTTGGCTTGAGACGATTTATCTTTAAAAACAGATAGATTGCTTTGTGTTTCATATTTGAATACCGGATTGAATTTTGCAACATTCAATTTAAAGACGTTTGTGTTTTGACGGAAACATGTTAATATTCGATCCAAATTTGGATTCAGGTGCCGGGACTTAAAGGCTTAAAATCTCAATTGTTCCGGTTATCCGGCAACATGTTAAGAAAAATCAAATTCAGGATAAATCAGATGAGACCTAATAAGAAAACGGCCGGGCTCGGCCATGGCAACTTTTTGCTTCGTTGTAATCAGTTTAGTTGTAGAATATTGAGATTCGTTCTGGTCTGGGGGATTCTTTTTTCCTTGACTACAATCCCTTCCGGTGCCCTGGCCCAAGATGAGGCCGACCTTTCAGATGGTCTGTATGCAAAAATGGATACCGATAAAGGGACCATTCTTCTCCAGCTTTTTTTCAAACAGACCCCGTTGACTGTTACCAATTTTGCTGGGCTTGCCCTAGGGAAAATGGATACAAATGTTAAAAAAGACGAAAAGTTTTACGATGGCCTGACATTTCACCGGGTGATCCCTGATTTTATGATCCAGGGCGGGGATCCTGAAGGCACGGGCCGGGGCGGTCCGGGATACCGGTTCCCAGACGAATTTCAGCCTGAGTTAAAACATGACGGCCCCGGGATTTTGTCCATGGCCAATGCCGGCCCCGGCACCAATGGCAGCCAGTTTTTCATTACCCATAAAGCAACGCCCTGGCTGGACGGAAAACATACGGTGTTCGGCAAGGTCATCAAGGGCATGGCTGTGGTTAATGCCATTGAAAAAGGGGATAAAATTAAAACTGTTGAGATCCTGGCGATCGGGGATGAGGCAAAGGCTTTCAGAACAGACCAGGCCGGATTTGATGCCGTTCTTGAAAATAAAAAAGTCCGGATTAAACAAGAGAGAATGAACGATATGGAAACGTTTAAAAAACAGATGCACGAAAAATACCCCGATGCCGTGGAAACCCAATCCGGCTTGATGTATGTGCCGGTGCAAGAAGGCACAGGCCCTGCCGTTGCCTCCGGGACCAAGGTTAAGGTG
This window of the uncultured Desulfobacter sp. genome carries:
- a CDS encoding SLC13 family permease, producing the protein MTPDMIMTMIILVFVICLFVFEWVRVDVVGIMMMVLLPLIGLISPKEAFVGLSSNAVCSIIAVIIIGAGLDKTGVMNKVAKPILALAGKSEAKIMLLVSSTVGIISSMMQNIGAAALFLPATQRISKRVGIPTSRILMPMGFCAIIGGTLTLVGASPTILLNDLMVLGGEKLEPFGLFTQTPIGVCLLITALLYFLIFGRLILPNASGDSGKGATDVLINEYQGVNSLVELHVPEGAGTTGLLDDLNIRPRFLVTVIGISSPSTRTTNHVPRSYEGINNGDDIAVVGKRENIEQLAKEYGWEIKPALETFAEFLANTNAGMAEVVVAPRSELIGKTLNEVNFKEMYGLNPLVLFKDNRKYYSGLTNIRLAMGDTLLLQGPWEKFHILMNRPKPRSLVFASKLEGEILRPQKAMLAVGWLALALFQIVVLKIQLSVALMSGALGMIITGVLTVDEAYQSVDWMTVFLLAGLIPLGIAFEKTGTAGFIAHTVLSLIGTPTPIVLLAVVGIMASFFTLVISNVGATVLLVPLCMNMAVMAGADPRMAALVVGISASNTFVLPTHQVNALIMRPGGYRTIDYAKAGAVMTILFLAVELAVIYFFYGIS
- a CDS encoding ATP-binding protein yields the protein MNHYSNSTVLNTLVLIEKKRDLLDTVLEARRYEKNFFLRKDLKDLSLALSYIGKIDEKQAHIEKEFSDLVVTDPSFQQRGQAINAYRTNMKNLLTLYESGTVSSKQSLQIENTVTQLGRELTTDIEEVVKTEKKKVFKLLDRSREYLMISLFLLFILTVVATIFLVIKLNRPLKAIETGIKHIAKGDYDKIPAIKTGDEFESLAVSLNDMIEELDRRKTQLIQAEKMSSLGTLTSGVAHELNNPLNNISTSVQIIQEEIEDPDINYKKTLLNNVEQEINRSKEIIRALLDFSRQSDFSVEPVVFKRLVSNTMHLITGDIPSDIDLEINVPDDIEGRMDPRRIQQVLLNLIINAVFAMEDQEGGHLTISAFKDDPAHAFVFTVQDTGQGIKEEHLAKIFDPFFTTREVGKGSGLGLSIIHGIVEQHGGTINVDSSLGQGTIFTVSLPD
- a CDS encoding sigma-54 dependent transcriptional regulator; amino-acid sequence: MQEHILIIEDEQIALKNLEHILLKDGYKVTAVDSGTKGLNLIKSKTFDLIITDYKMKKIDGMQILEHSRELQPYTEVIMITGYATVDNAVIAMKEGAYHYIAKPYKIDEVRQIIKQALLKRSLQMENQDLKKQLDQKAKLPEIIGNSPAMRQVKKTIAQVAQTDISVLVLGESGTGKELVARAIHSLSSRKNHEMVAFNCGSFSEDLMANELFGHEKEAFTGAMKTKKGLFEFADQGTVFFDEIGDMPASMQIKILRVIQEKEIMRVGSTQTLDVDLRFIAATHRDLHHEVDQGHFRQDLYFRLNVASIILPALADRKEDIPLLAYHFLAKKNRDMGKKIKEIDQSTMDFLVNYAWPGNVRELENIIERAVAMENSEVIYPEALPDHLTQLAIETYRTAPEGKIPTMKEQEKRYIQWVLEQTNWNKTRAAEIMEIDRVSLWRKIKAFKLE
- a CDS encoding substrate-binding domain-containing protein, which codes for MRKLHGLVSLFFIIFCAAISFIPSTVIAENDHTIALVMKALTNPFFAKMEQGAKNFAKENDIPLEVFGIINETDTSHQISIMESLISRNIRAIVLAPSDSKKLVPVCKKAVEQGIYIINIDNPLDDKLLAKAGLSIPFVGSNNYTGGTLLGQYVKQHLKGKGRVLVIEGIRGVENAELRKSGFVKAVTKNSSIGVVASESANWNTEEAFSVTMKLLQKHPAIDAIFCANDKMALGTLQAVDMLDLNKNILIAGYDNIDSVRNEIRHKKIHATMEQHPELMGAYGVMLAQKKITGASVSDILTTPLDIITYETFGKTIAFSISDMTNPFFLSMVGGAKKAAELYGVKLMVNSAENSDSKQLMDLVDFQKSHPDIIILNPTNAESVVPGIEMAVTNKIPVITVDRKSAGGKILCHVASDNIQGGRMAAELMADLLKGKGSIIEIEGIPGTSAAHDRGYGFNDEIKRFKDIKVIDRKVANFDRKQAKQVMAKMLGENVSFDAVFAHNDNMILGVVDALSEVQSFPNKILVGFDAIKDAVQAVKTKKISATIAQHPQEMGRMALEIAAKHFRGEEIPSKIPVKLSVIR
- a CDS encoding ATP-binding protein — its product is MQQDEPVYHSLMMVIDYLNKKIEQIDPSDHRTEEYLLGFKHLLAQDYKLAIVINDTEKSFELAHNALFKQFDSVFIQASALFKNKYLEAESKRNNLNNMALVLTIVSVTLLGVVFYLFSKTIVTPIRYLAMVMRKVKEGNFDERFSWTGNKKDELIRYGFHFNTMLDTLQENETLLRTLIEVIPDLIWLKSPQGEYLLCNLRFERFFGAKQKDILGKTDYDFLDKKLADFFREKDQAAIRANKPCLNEEEIVYADDGHREHLETIKTPVFDADGNLKGVLGIARDITERKKNEDEKIEAYLALEEHKKLALVGKIAGKMAHDFNNILGIIMGQSEVGLFKCKEEETLKIFKRIFDQSLRGKNLTKNLVAFAKDQEPKYEYFHLNEKIELVLNLLQKDLDGIEIRKKGLSENMDFFADPGMIEHCLVNIFQNSIHALSKCENPFISVQLQQSKAFVIITIEDNGCGIPEKHLDNIFEPSFTLKGSKDVISSYDSSIKGSGYGMANVNKYVELHKGKINVRSQLNNGTTVELHFPIIRKKLTKEEKITIQNEGYHTHKRILLVEDEIQIAEVQRFVLTTEPCHHIVDVAHTAEAALKFFDDNDYDLISLDYILPGKINGKQIYDHIRSTNKTIPILFISGNIEFLESIKDLKRDDRLVDHVSKPCQNITYLNSIKLLLDKANG
- a CDS encoding 2-dehydropantoate 2-reductase, whose amino-acid sequence is MNAIKTIAIFGAGAMGAAYAGLFTDNSDIRVCFAARGDRFVRLDGATIKVNGKDYTIPVVHPDRVARPFDLVVVALKHHHLTDSVLQDINALTGPDSLVLSVMNGLESEKLLGRACGRQKIVPAIAVGIDAVHENDCFTYSNPGNIIFGNDPALPNAADTDRLERIKIALDMGGIPNEISPDIQRTMWWKFMVNVGVNQASAVLGASYRVFQNLPEARALMVSLMQEVLALARHRGINLQSSDIDQWLNVLNTLSPDGKTSMLQDMQAKRKTEVEIFAGAVENMGKADAIPTPVNSTFLNLIRVKEKTTAGKTG